One segment of Senegalia massiliensis DNA contains the following:
- a CDS encoding FHA domain-containing protein yields the protein MFDIVWSGISSVFRYIYILLIYLFMFWIIRLIYLDIKGIKNKEIRGDTYLKLINRKDSLPFKVDEFYSLVSNVTIGRSNGNKITIKDPYISKEHAQIIKDKDAYFLEDLNSANGTYVNNIKINNAIKLSSGDTITIGRINFLFVIEE from the coding sequence ATGTTTGATATCGTTTGGTCAGGTATTTCATCAGTATTTAGATATATCTATATTCTTTTAATCTATCTTTTTATGTTTTGGATTATAAGACTTATATATTTAGATATCAAAGGTATAAAAAATAAAGAAATTAGAGGCGATACATATTTAAAGCTTATCAATAGGAAAGACTCTCTACCATTTAAAGTAGATGAGTTTTATTCTTTAGTATCAAATGTAACTATAGGTAGATCAAATGGAAATAAAATAACAATAAAAGATCCATATATTTCTAAAGAACATGCTCAAATAATAAAAGATAAAGATGCTTATTTTCTAGAAGACCTAAATAGTGCAAATGGTACTTATGTCAATAATATAAAAATAAATAATGCTATAAAACTTTCTAGTGGTGATACAATTACAATAGGAAGAATAAATTTCTTATTTGTAATTGAAGAATAA
- a CDS encoding cobalamin-dependent protein (Presence of a B(12) (cobalamin)-binding domain implies dependence on cobalamin itself, in one of its several forms, or in some unusual lineages, dependence on a cobalamin-like analog.): MNIFGKRLKKLRKDYSLTQKILASKLGIGQTTIANYENGSRFPNQQILKNFADFFNVSIDYLVGRTENTNTLSSTSTNINKDNINFYKLSNLYFMNLKQENIFKATNLLLELVSKNIKLEDIYHQIIEPSLVKVGDMWEKNELTVGEEHFFTEATKRIMSSIYSQYPIIEIKNLNALFFCAHGERHSIGIRMVSDILEQNGWKVYFLGTDLPIDSILSMIKNKKIDLIAISTTMDYNINSIKSMIKNIKLNCENKDIKFLVGGKPFNLDKTLVNFVGADGYAKNCKQVVKVANSLIKN; this comes from the coding sequence ATGAATATTTTTGGTAAAAGACTTAAAAAATTAAGAAAAGATTATTCATTAACTCAAAAAATATTAGCGTCAAAATTAGGAATAGGTCAAACTACCATAGCAAACTATGAGAATGGTTCTAGGTTCCCTAATCAACAAATTTTAAAAAACTTTGCGGATTTTTTTAATGTTTCAATAGATTACTTAGTAGGAAGAACAGAAAACACAAACACTTTAAGTTCAACTTCTACTAATATAAATAAAGATAATATAAATTTTTATAAGCTTTCAAATCTCTATTTCATGAATTTAAAACAAGAAAATATTTTTAAAGCTACTAATTTATTATTAGAACTAGTTAGTAAAAATATAAAACTTGAAGATATCTATCATCAAATAATTGAACCTTCATTAGTTAAAGTAGGTGATATGTGGGAAAAAAATGAACTAACTGTAGGTGAAGAACACTTTTTTACTGAAGCAACTAAAAGGATAATGTCAAGTATTTATTCACAATATCCAATTATTGAAATTAAAAACTTAAATGCTTTATTTTTTTGTGCACATGGTGAAAGACATTCTATAGGAATTAGAATGGTATCTGATATTTTAGAACAAAATGGATGGAAAGTATATTTTTTAGGTACAGATTTGCCTATTGATAGTATCTTAAGTATGATTAAAAATAAAAAAATTGATTTAATAGCTATATCAACTACAATGGACTATAATATAAATAGTATTAAATCAATGATTAAAAATATAAAACTAAATTGTGAAAATAAAGATATTAAATTTTTAGTAGGTGGTAAACCTTTTAACCTTGATAAAACCCTAGTGAACTTTGTCGGAGCAGATGGATACGCTAAAAATTGTAAACAAGTAGTAAAAGTGGCTAACTCTCTTATTAAAAATTAA
- a CDS encoding ABC transporter permease — MKRWANIENKIIPSIFFFFLLFIWEVVVRVGIVERYILPSPIDIIKVFSEINSEIWPHISTTLQESAIGFLIAIILGIVLAIVMDNVKFIKKAIYPIVIISQTVPIIALAPLFAAWFGFGKLPKIMVVILVCFFPVLVSLIHGLESVDKDLINLLKSMGASKFQIFKQVKFPASLVSFFSGLRIAATYSIMGAVIGEWLGGKDGLGVYMLRVKHSFALDKFFAVIIIIVILSMILFKIINLLQNYLMPWAKGTNKN, encoded by the coding sequence ATGAAAAGGTGGGCAAATATAGAAAATAAAATAATACCAAGTATTTTCTTTTTTTTCTTGTTATTTATATGGGAGGTAGTAGTGAGAGTTGGTATTGTAGAAAGATACATATTACCTTCTCCTATAGATATAATAAAAGTATTTTCAGAGATAAACTCAGAAATATGGCCACATATTTCTACTACCCTTCAAGAATCAGCTATTGGATTTCTTATAGCTATAATATTAGGCATAGTGTTAGCAATTGTAATGGATAATGTAAAATTTATAAAAAAAGCAATTTATCCTATAGTTATAATTTCTCAAACTGTACCAATAATAGCTTTGGCACCACTTTTTGCAGCATGGTTTGGATTTGGAAAGTTACCTAAAATAATGGTAGTAATACTTGTTTGTTTTTTTCCAGTATTAGTTAGCTTAATTCATGGGCTTGAATCAGTAGATAAAGATTTAATTAATTTACTTAAGTCTATGGGAGCGAGTAAATTTCAAATATTTAAACAGGTAAAGTTCCCAGCTTCTTTGGTAAGTTTTTTTTCAGGACTTAGAATTGCTGCAACATATAGTATTATGGGGGCAGTTATAGGAGAATGGCTTGGAGGAAAAGATGGTCTTGGTGTATATATGTTGAGAGTTAAGCATTCATTTGCATTAGATAAATTTTTTGCAGTAATCATTATAATAGTTATCCTTAGCATGATATTATTTAAAATTATTAATTTATTACAGAATTATTTAATGCCTTGGGCAAAAGGAACAAATAAAAATTAA
- the murI gene encoding glutamate racemase translates to MKIGIFDSGVGGITVLKEALTQLSGQEYIYYADKLNVPYGTKPKEEVKKYIFDVVEFLSTKNIDALIIACNTATSIAVKDLRDKYNFPIIGMEPAVKPAVENSEDKKVIVTATSLTLKEKKFNDLVTRLNSRDIVDSLPLPKLVEYAENFIFEEDVIISYLRKEFEKFNLDEYGTVVLGCTHFPYYKEFFKKVLPNTIDIIDGNYGTINHLKNLLNIKDRFEDKKKDKITFYISGKEDNEILVKYLNLLQSK, encoded by the coding sequence ATGAAAATTGGTATATTTGATTCAGGAGTAGGAGGAATAACTGTATTAAAAGAAGCTTTAACACAGTTGTCAGGGCAAGAATATATATATTATGCAGACAAGTTAAATGTTCCTTATGGTACAAAACCTAAAGAAGAAGTTAAAAAATATATATTTGATGTAGTAGAGTTTTTAAGTACTAAAAATATAGATGCTCTTATAATAGCATGTAATACAGCTACAAGTATTGCAGTGAAGGATTTGAGAGATAAATATAATTTTCCTATAATAGGAATGGAACCTGCAGTAAAACCTGCAGTAGAAAATTCAGAAGATAAGAAAGTTATAGTTACAGCAACTTCTTTAACCTTAAAGGAAAAGAAATTTAATGATTTAGTTACAAGACTAAATTCTAGAGACATAGTAGACTCTTTACCATTACCTAAGTTAGTAGAATATGCAGAAAATTTTATTTTTGAAGAAGATGTAATAATCTCTTATTTAAGAAAAGAATTTGAAAAATTTAATTTAGATGAATATGGTACAGTAGTATTAGGATGTACACATTTTCCTTATTACAAAGAATTTTTTAAAAAAGTTCTTCCAAATACTATTGATATAATAGATGGTAATTATGGAACGATAAATCATTTGAAAAATTTATTGAATATAAAAGACAGATTTGAAGATAAGAAAAAAGATAAAATAACATTTTATATTTCTGGTAAAGAAGACAATGAAATATTAGTAAAATATTTAAATTTATTACAAAGTAAATAG
- a CDS encoding thiamine-binding protein has product MPIVNVELQVLPRVEEKRLYDVVDEVIKYIDSCGVKYEVGPMGTTMEGEFDELINIVKKAQDICVREGASRILSVVKIDYKPEGVTMNEKVGKYRK; this is encoded by the coding sequence GTGCCAATTGTAAATGTGGAACTTCAAGTATTACCACGTGTTGAAGAGAAAAGACTATATGATGTAGTGGACGAAGTTATAAAATACATTGATAGTTGTGGAGTTAAATATGAAGTAGGACCTATGGGTACTACAATGGAGGGAGAATTTGATGAGCTTATTAATATAGTAAAAAAAGCTCAAGATATCTGTGTAAGAGAAGGGGCTTCTAGAATATTATCAGTAGTTAAAATAGATTATAAACCAGAAGGTGTGACAATGAATGAAAAGGTGGGCAAATATAGAAAATAA
- a CDS encoding FtsW/RodA/SpoVE family cell cycle protein, with protein MFNRSISFKTPHNLLLILNLCSLSLVMIYNKSFDKLSVGVIFGLTITIYLSNIMLHKISSGDNYILLIVSMMMSLGIIMIYRIDPELGFKQVIWYMLGIVTFYVTYFIVKKLPYLSRWMYLYIGLSLVLFLSTLIFGSTINGSTNWIKIKGYSFQPAEIIKILFVFFLAAYFVNRDKFENKYILSGIVYANIGFLFIQRDLGSAMLFYLVFLVIFYVYENDRKFILLNMGGALFMALIGYFLFSHVQVRVSTWIDPWSDISGKGYQITQSLFAIAEGGFLGTGLGKGYPNFIPAVQTDFIFSAIIEEMGILTGIAVIMLFLILIYRGVKISLEQKDSFFRIIALGITCMFGFQAFIILGGVTKLIPLTGITLPFLSYGGSSLIMSFASLGILQVASEYIHPIEEEDSNE; from the coding sequence ATGTTTAATCGTTCAATTAGTTTTAAGACACCACATAATTTGTTATTGATTTTAAATCTATGTAGCTTATCTTTAGTTATGATTTATAATAAAAGTTTTGATAAGTTATCAGTAGGTGTAATATTTGGACTTACTATTACAATTTACTTATCTAATATAATGCTACATAAAATTTCTTCAGGTGACAATTATATATTATTGATAGTTAGTATGATGATGAGTCTAGGTATAATAATGATTTACAGAATAGATCCAGAGCTCGGTTTCAAACAAGTTATATGGTATATGTTAGGTATAGTTACTTTCTATGTTACGTATTTTATAGTGAAAAAACTACCATATTTAAGTAGATGGATGTATTTATATATTGGTTTATCTCTTGTTCTATTTTTATCTACTTTAATATTTGGTAGCACAATAAATGGATCAACCAATTGGATCAAAATAAAAGGGTATAGCTTTCAACCTGCAGAAATAATCAAAATACTATTTGTATTCTTTCTTGCAGCTTATTTTGTAAATAGGGATAAATTCGAAAATAAATATATTTTATCAGGTATAGTTTATGCTAATATTGGATTCCTATTTATTCAAAGAGACTTAGGTTCCGCAATGCTCTTTTATCTTGTATTCTTAGTAATTTTTTATGTTTATGAGAATGATAGGAAATTTATTTTATTAAATATGGGTGGAGCTTTATTTATGGCTCTTATAGGATATTTTTTATTTAGTCATGTTCAAGTGCGAGTTTCAACTTGGATAGATCCATGGAGTGATATATCCGGTAAAGGCTACCAAATAACTCAATCTTTATTTGCAATAGCAGAAGGTGGATTTTTAGGAACAGGTCTTGGTAAAGGTTACCCTAACTTTATACCTGCAGTTCAAACTGATTTCATATTTTCAGCTATTATTGAAGAGATGGGTATCTTAACAGGTATAGCTGTTATAATGCTATTTTTAATATTAATATATAGAGGTGTAAAGATTTCACTAGAACAAAAAGATAGCTTTTTCAGAATTATAGCTCTTGGTATCACATGTATGTTTGGATTTCAAGCATTTATAATTTTAGGAGGAGTTACAAAATTAATTCCTCTTACTGGTATAACTCTTCCATTTCTAAGTTATGGGGGAAGCTCACTTATTATGAGTTTTGCGTCCCTTGGAATTTTACAAGTGGCCTCAGAATATATTCATCCAATTGAGGAGGAAGATTCAAATGAATAA
- a CDS encoding peptidoglycan D,D-transpeptidase FtsI family protein has protein sequence MNKEQKRIIRVLLLLSTLFISLIIYLTYFTIFKADDIKTSSYNKRPNEKAYVLRGSIYDRNQKVLAYSTKDDNKDQTRHYEYGNLYSHIIGYDNNRYGNTGVERTFSSSLTQSNIIDDVKNVFFQILDKTGMNKDKVPIDRETKGNSLVLSIDHELQEYTKQKLGNKKGSIVAMNPKNGDILSMVNFPDFNPNSIEELLENKESQKDGQFMNRATQGLFPPGSIFKVITSTSALENDVNTNFYCEGQIKIGGKPIGDYNNTAHGNVDLKESLTESCNVAFAQIGVELSQDTLLKKSEDFMFNKKIPFDISTKKSSFPTKDIDKAAIASTSIGQGELLVTPLNMALMASSIANDGKMMKPRLVNKVIDSDNNVVKEFESETLSTVTTPDIANNVKDMMVSVVDNGTGKRAKINGIKIAGKTGTAEAGKNKKDHSWFVAFAPADDPQIAVVVFLENDGGTGGTTAAPIARDIIKRALGY, from the coding sequence ATGAATAAAGAACAAAAAAGAATAATTAGAGTACTACTTTTATTAAGTACACTTTTTATATCTTTAATTATATACTTAACATACTTCACAATTTTTAAAGCCGATGATATTAAAACAAGTAGCTATAATAAAAGACCCAATGAAAAGGCATATGTCTTACGCGGTTCCATATATGATAGAAATCAAAAAGTACTAGCCTATAGTACAAAAGATGATAATAAGGATCAAACACGACATTATGAATATGGAAATTTATATAGTCATATTATTGGATATGATAATAATAGATATGGTAATACTGGTGTTGAAAGAACATTTTCTTCTAGTCTTACACAAAGCAATATAATAGATGATGTAAAAAATGTATTTTTCCAAATATTAGATAAAACTGGTATGAATAAAGATAAAGTACCAATTGATAGAGAAACTAAAGGAAATTCACTTGTTTTATCAATAGACCATGAATTGCAAGAATATACAAAGCAAAAATTAGGAAATAAAAAAGGATCTATAGTAGCCATGAATCCTAAAAATGGTGATATATTATCCATGGTAAATTTTCCTGATTTCAACCCTAACTCTATAGAAGAACTTCTTGAAAATAAAGAAAGTCAAAAAGATGGACAATTTATGAACCGAGCTACTCAAGGTTTATTTCCTCCAGGGTCAATTTTTAAAGTTATCACATCAACTTCAGCATTAGAAAATGATGTAAATACCAATTTTTATTGTGAAGGTCAAATAAAGATTGGTGGAAAACCAATAGGTGATTATAATAATACTGCCCATGGAAATGTAGATTTAAAAGAATCACTTACTGAATCATGTAATGTGGCATTTGCTCAAATAGGCGTAGAATTAAGTCAAGATACATTACTAAAAAAATCAGAGGATTTTATGTTTAATAAAAAAATTCCATTTGATATATCTACTAAAAAATCAAGTTTTCCAACAAAAGATATAGACAAAGCAGCTATTGCTTCTACTTCTATTGGTCAAGGAGAGTTATTAGTTACTCCTTTAAATATGGCACTTATGGCATCCTCCATAGCAAATGATGGTAAAATGATGAAGCCAAGATTAGTAAATAAAGTAATTGATTCAGATAACAATGTAGTTAAAGAATTTGAGTCTGAAACTTTATCCACTGTTACTACTCCTGATATTGCAAATAATGTAAAAGACATGATGGTTTCAGTCGTAGATAATGGAACTGGAAAAAGAGCTAAAATTAACGGAATTAAAATAGCTGGAAAAACTGGAACTGCTGAAGCTGGCAAAAATAAAAAGGACCATTCATGGTTTGTTGCATTTGCACCAGCTGATGATCCTCAAATTGCTGTAGTTGTATTTCTTGAAAATGATGGTGGAACAGGAGGAACTACTGCTGCTCCAATTGCTAGAGATATAATTAAAAGAGCTTTAGGTTACTAA
- the ptsP gene encoding phosphoenolpyruvate--protein phosphotransferase, protein MYTGTSASPGIALGKALIYEQEELIIEKKEINSVKEETNRFDEALQISKKELKEVKQKALEELGEDKAAIFEAHLMVLDDPELINSTKSKIESENLNAEFAFKTIIDQFIQMFESMDNEYMRERAADIKDVSGRVLRHILGKTVVDLANLEEEVIVVASDLTPSDTATMNKEKVLGFLTDIGGRTSHSAIMARSLEIPAVVGLKDITKKVNNDDYVVFNGDTGEIIVNPDIETKEKYKKLKNDYENMKRELQQLIGEESISDDGRKVEIAGNIGTPNDIEGLENNDAEGVGLYRTEFLYMNRDKLPTEEEQFESYKKVLESMNPKPVVIRTLDVGGDKNLPYLELEKEMNPFLGYRAIRLCLDKKEIFITQLRALLRASKYGKLRIMFPMISSLEELLEAKEVLENVKKDLDSENIEYSNDIEIGIMIEIPAAAVMSDILAKHVDFFSIGTNDLIQYTTAVDRMNEKIHHLYSFFSPAVLKLIKMTIDNGHKEGIWVGMCGEMAGDQKLIPILLGMGLDEFSMSPISILPARRLIRSLKYEDAKRIADKVVTMGKAEDIENYMSEVLD, encoded by the coding sequence ATGTATACAGGTACAAGTGCTTCCCCAGGAATAGCTTTAGGAAAAGCTCTTATTTATGAGCAAGAAGAATTAATTATAGAAAAAAAAGAAATAAACTCAGTTAAAGAAGAAACTAATCGTTTTGATGAAGCCTTACAAATATCAAAAAAAGAATTAAAAGAAGTAAAACAAAAAGCATTAGAAGAATTAGGTGAAGATAAAGCAGCAATATTTGAAGCACATCTTATGGTATTAGATGATCCCGAACTAATAAATAGTACTAAATCAAAAATTGAATCGGAAAATTTAAATGCAGAGTTTGCATTTAAAACAATAATAGATCAGTTTATACAAATGTTTGAATCAATGGATAATGAATATATGAGAGAAAGAGCTGCAGATATAAAAGATGTGTCTGGTAGAGTTCTAAGACATATTTTAGGTAAAACTGTAGTAGATTTAGCTAATCTTGAAGAAGAAGTTATAGTCGTTGCTTCTGACTTAACTCCATCAGATACTGCTACTATGAATAAGGAAAAAGTATTGGGTTTTTTAACTGACATAGGAGGTAGAACTTCCCACTCTGCTATAATGGCAAGAAGTCTTGAAATACCTGCAGTAGTAGGTTTAAAGGATATTACTAAAAAAGTAAATAATGACGATTATGTTGTTTTTAACGGAGATACAGGTGAAATAATTGTAAATCCAGATATAGAAACAAAAGAAAAATATAAAAAATTAAAAAATGATTATGAAAATATGAAACGTGAGTTACAACAATTAATTGGAGAAGAAAGCATAAGTGATGATGGTAGAAAAGTTGAAATAGCTGGAAACATAGGTACACCTAATGACATTGAAGGTTTAGAGAATAATGATGCTGAAGGAGTTGGATTATATAGAACAGAATTTCTATATATGAATAGAGATAAGCTTCCTACTGAAGAAGAGCAATTTGAATCATATAAAAAAGTTTTAGAATCTATGAATCCAAAGCCAGTAGTTATAAGAACTCTTGATGTAGGTGGAGATAAAAATTTACCTTATTTAGAACTTGAAAAAGAAATGAATCCATTTTTAGGATATCGTGCTATTAGATTATGTCTTGATAAAAAAGAAATATTTATTACTCAATTAAGAGCACTTTTAAGAGCAAGTAAATATGGTAAACTACGAATAATGTTCCCTATGATTTCCTCTCTAGAAGAATTATTAGAGGCAAAAGAAGTTTTAGAGAATGTAAAAAAAGATTTAGATAGTGAAAATATAGAATATAGTAATGATATAGAAATAGGTATAATGATAGAGATACCAGCTGCTGCTGTAATGAGTGATATATTAGCTAAACATGTAGATTTCTTTAGTATAGGAACAAATGATTTAATTCAATATACAACAGCAGTAGACAGAATGAATGAAAAAATACATCACTTATATAGTTTCTTTAGTCCTGCAGTATTAAAACTTATAAAAATGACAATTGATAATGGTCATAAAGAAGGAATTTGGGTAGGAATGTGTGGAGAAATGGCTGGAGATCAAAAATTAATTCCAATACTTCTTGGTATGGGATTAGATGAATTTAGTATGAGTCCAATATCTATATTACCTGCAAGAAGATTAATTAGATCATTAAAATATGAAGATGCAAAAAGAATTGCTGATAAAGTTGTAACTATGGGTAAAGCAGAAGATATAGAAAACTATATGTCAGAAGTCCTTGATTAA
- a CDS encoding glucose PTS transporter subunit IIA has product MIALGSHKNIKDVDACITRLRLKLHDSSLIDKKKLESLGASGVINIDEQNIHVIFGIKSEDLKENIKNIISTSPQTKELILKSPLAGDIVNIEDVPDQVFAQKFLGDGVAINPSSNIVTSPIEGTITQLFPTKHAICIKAESGVEVLIHIGIDTVKLKGKGFTSFVKKGDKIKTGNEIMELDLDFIKKHAKSIITPILITNINSINGFNIMTKGKINNKENLLKIYL; this is encoded by the coding sequence TTGATTGCATTAGGAAGTCATAAAAATATTAAAGATGTTGATGCATGTATTACTAGATTGAGATTAAAACTTCATGACTCATCATTAATTGATAAAAAAAAGCTTGAATCATTAGGTGCATCTGGAGTAATAAATATAGATGAACAAAACATTCATGTGATTTTTGGTATAAAATCTGAAGACTTAAAAGAAAATATAAAAAATATAATATCTACTTCACCACAAACAAAAGAATTAATCTTAAAATCTCCCCTTGCAGGAGATATAGTAAATATTGAAGATGTTCCAGATCAAGTATTTGCACAAAAATTCTTAGGTGATGGCGTTGCAATCAATCCTAGCTCAAATATTGTAACTTCACCAATAGAAGGAACTATTACACAATTATTTCCTACAAAACATGCTATATGTATAAAAGCAGAAAGCGGTGTAGAAGTTTTAATTCATATTGGAATTGATACAGTGAAATTAAAAGGTAAAGGTTTTACTTCTTTTGTTAAAAAAGGTGATAAAATTAAAACAGGTAATGAAATTATGGAATTGGATTTAGATTTCATAAAAAAGCATGCTAAATCAATTATAACTCCAATTCTAATTACAAATATTAATAGTATAAATGGGTTTAATATAATGACTAAGGGTAAAATTAATAATAAAGAAAATTTATTAAAAATTTATTTATAA
- the grxC gene encoding glutaredoxin 3 has product MSNNVTIYTFSTCPYCIRAKRLMNNKGVKYEEIEISNNKEKLEELKQKTNSTTVPQIFINDKFIGGCDDIVELHKKGEFDKVFGIK; this is encoded by the coding sequence ATGAGTAATAATGTTACTATATATACTTTTTCTACTTGTCCTTATTGTATAAGAGCAAAAAGATTAATGAATAATAAAGGTGTTAAATATGAAGAAATTGAAATAAGTAATAATAAAGAAAAATTAGAAGAATTAAAACAAAAAACTAATAGTACTACAGTACCTCAAATTTTTATAAATGATAAATTTATAGGGGGATGCGATGATATTGTAGAACTTCACAAAAAAGGAGAATTTGACAAGGTTTTTGGAATAAAATAA
- a CDS encoding BglG family transcription antiterminator has translation MEKYKILKILSNNVVLVEKSKQNYILVGKGIGFSRKKGDIFKDTKNIENTFISLEGINHSEYDNLISTVDPKIIELTQDIINIISKEINENLNPNFHLALIDHINFTIKRLKEGIDIVNPFLSETKLLYPKEYYLAQKSVEILIDNLNIDIPEAEIGFIAFHIYGATNNKTKNEAFKNSKIINKIISYVQIKMNINLDKDSFNYVRFVNHLRGVLGRIKTHKSIENIFLNQLKKDIPYEFKIAYDVAKLIETDSKLKVSEDEIGFMALHLYKLKLS, from the coding sequence ATGGAAAAATATAAAATATTAAAGATATTAAGTAATAATGTTGTATTAGTTGAAAAGTCTAAGCAAAATTATATCTTAGTTGGTAAAGGTATTGGTTTTTCAAGAAAAAAAGGCGATATATTTAAAGATACTAAAAATATTGAAAATACTTTTATATCACTTGAAGGAATAAATCACAGTGAATATGATAACCTAATTTCTACTGTTGATCCTAAAATAATAGAATTAACACAAGATATTATAAATATAATTTCCAAGGAAATAAATGAAAATTTAAACCCTAATTTTCATTTAGCTTTAATCGATCATATAAATTTTACAATTAAACGTTTAAAAGAAGGTATAGATATAGTAAATCCATTTTTATCAGAAACCAAACTTCTATATCCTAAAGAATATTATTTAGCTCAAAAATCTGTAGAAATACTTATAGATAATTTAAATATAGATATTCCAGAAGCTGAAATAGGATTTATAGCTTTTCATATATATGGAGCAACCAATAATAAAACTAAAAATGAGGCTTTTAAAAACTCTAAAATTATAAATAAAATTATAAGTTATGTACAGATAAAAATGAATATAAATTTAGATAAAGATTCCTTTAATTATGTTAGATTTGTAAATCACCTTCGTGGTGTATTAGGTAGAATAAAAACTCATAAGTCAATTGAAAATATTTTCTTAAATCAATTGAAAAAAGATATTCCTTATGAATTTAAAATTGCTTATGATGTAGCCAAACTAATTGAAACTGACTCTAAATTAAAGGTTTCAGAAGATGAAATAGGATTTATGGCATTACATTTATATAAGTTAAAATTAAGTTAA